GCGCGTACGTCCAGGACGACCTCGGCAAGACCGCCATCGACTGCCAGGACCGCGCCGGCTTCGTCGTCAACGCGCTGCTGATCCCGTTCATCCTGTCCGCGATCCGCATGTACGAGTCCGGCTTCGCCTCCGCCGAGGACATCGACCACGGTCTCGTCCTCGGCGCCGCCCACCCCCAAGGCCCCCTCGCGCTCGCCGACCTGATCGGCCTCGACACGGTCAAGGCCGTCGCCGAGTCGCTCTACGAGGAGTTCAAGGAGCCGCTGTACGCCGCCCCGCCGCTGCTCGCCCGCATGGTGGAGGCACGCCTGCTGGGCCGCAAGACCGGGCGGGGCTTCTACACCTACGCCTGAGACGACCGAGTTGGGTGGGCGAGAGTGACCTCAGGGTCACCCTCACCCACCCAACTCGTGTGTTCAGCCCTTCAGGTCCGGGAAGTCGTCGTCGCGGAACTCACCCGAGGGCCGAGCCCCCTCGACCTCGTTCTCCCGCTGCCGCAGCTCGACCCGCCGGATCTTGCCGGAGATGGTCTTGGGCAGCTCGTAGAACTCCAGGCGCCGCACCCGCAGGAACGGGGCGAGGTGCTCGCGCGCGTAGCGCAGGACCGACTCCGCCGTCTCCGCGGTCGGCTCGAAGCCGGGCACCAGCGCGACGTACGCCTTGGGCACCGCCAGCCGCACCGGGTCGGGCGCGGGCACGACGGCGGCCTCGGCCACCGCCGGGTGCTCGATCAGCACGCTCTCGAGCTCGAACGGGCTGATCTTGTAGTCCGAGGCCTTGAACACGTCGTCGGTGCGGCCTACGTAGGTGATGTAGCCGTCCTCGTCACGCGCCGCGACGTCGCCGGTGTGGTAGAAGCCGCCGGCCATCGCCTCGGCGTTCTTCGCCGGATCGCCCTGGTAGCCGGTCATCAGGCTCAGCGGTGAGGACGCGAGGTCGAGGCAGAGCTCGCCCTCGCCGACGCCGTCGACCACGGTGCCCTCCAGGGGGTCGACCAGCACCACCGGTACGCCGGGCAGCGGGCGGCCCATCGAGCCGGCCTTCACCGGCTGGCCCGGGGTGTTCGCGATCGCGGCGGTCATCTCGGTCTGGCCGAAGCCGTCGCGGATGGTGCGGCCCCAGTGCTTCTCGACCTGGCTGATCACCTCGGGGTTCAACGGCTCGCCCGCGGCGATCGCCTCACGCAGCACGCCGGGACCCCCGGACAGGTCGGCGTTGATCAGCATCCGCCACACCGTCGGCGGCGCGCAGAAGGTCGTCACCCCCTCCGCGCGGAGCTGGCCCAGCAGGGCAGCCGCGTCGAAGCGGGCGTAGTTGTAGACGAACACCGTCGCCTCGGCCAGCCACGGTGCGAAGAAGTTCGACCACGCGTGCTTCGCCCACCCGGGGCTCGAGATGTTGAGGTGCACGTCGCCGGGCTGCAGGCCCAGCCAGTACATCGTCGACAGGTGCCCCACCGGGTAGGACACATGGGTGTGCTCGACCAGCTTGGGCCGTGAGGTGGTGCCCGAGGTGAAGTACAGGAGCAGCCGGTCGGTGCTCGCGTTGCCGGGGTGCGGGACCGGCTCGGCGGGACGCACGTACGCCGCGGCGTACGACACCCAGCCCTCGGCAGGACCGACCGCGATCCGCACGTACGACCCCGGGACCTCGTCGAACTTCCCCGCGTCGGCCGCATTGCAGATGACGGCCCGCGCGTCGCCGCGCCCCAGCCGGTCGACCAGCTCGGCCGGCCCGACCGCCGTGGTGGTCGGCATGATCACCGCGCCGAGCCGGACGAGCGCGAGCATCGACTCCCACAGCTCGACCTGGTTGCCGAGCATGACCACGACACTGTCGCCGCGTCCGATCCCCTGCTCGGCCAGCAGCGCGGCCACCTGCTCGGAGCGGGTGACCAGCTCGCCGAAGGTGTACGACGCCCGCCGGCCGTCCTCCTCGACGATCACCAGCCCGGGCTGGTCGCTGCCCCGCGCATAGGAGTCGAACCAGTCGTGCACGAAGTTGAACCTCGGCCCGACGTCGGGCCACTCGAACCGGGCCACCGCCCCCGCGTGATCGGCGCGGAGGTCGCGCAGCAGGTCCCGGGCGGTACGCAGGGCGGTGCTCATGGTGCCCACTCTGCCCAGCCGCCGCGCGCGGCGACACCCTCGAACGGAGGGTCGACACGGCGCACCGATACCCCAGATTTCGGTGATGTTCGCGCTACCGGCCCCGATGGACGATGCCCTGACGTCGAGCGAAGGGGACGACCATGGGCATTCCGGGCTCAGGTGTGGCACGGGCACTGGCAGGAGGGCTCGTCGCGACGAGCCTCGTCGCGGCGGCACCCGCCACGGCCGCACCACCGGCCAGGGCCGTGGCCTGCGCGCCGGCCGCGAACATCCAGGCGATCATCGACGACTCCGGCTCGATGTCGGGCACCGATCCGGACCGGCTGCGGGTCCAGGC
The genomic region above belongs to Nocardioides sp. QY071 and contains:
- a CDS encoding AMP-binding protein, producing MSTALRTARDLLRDLRADHAGAVARFEWPDVGPRFNFVHDWFDSYARGSDQPGLVIVEEDGRRASYTFGELVTRSEQVAALLAEQGIGRGDSVVVMLGNQVELWESMLALVRLGAVIMPTTTAVGPAELVDRLGRGDARAVICNAADAGKFDEVPGSYVRIAVGPAEGWVSYAAAYVRPAEPVPHPGNASTDRLLLYFTSGTTSRPKLVEHTHVSYPVGHLSTMYWLGLQPGDVHLNISSPGWAKHAWSNFFAPWLAEATVFVYNYARFDAAALLGQLRAEGVTTFCAPPTVWRMLINADLSGGPGVLREAIAAGEPLNPEVISQVEKHWGRTIRDGFGQTEMTAAIANTPGQPVKAGSMGRPLPGVPVVLVDPLEGTVVDGVGEGELCLDLASSPLSLMTGYQGDPAKNAEAMAGGFYHTGDVAARDEDGYITYVGRTDDVFKASDYKISPFELESVLIEHPAVAEAAVVPAPDPVRLAVPKAYVALVPGFEPTAETAESVLRYAREHLAPFLRVRRLEFYELPKTISGKIRRVELRQRENEVEGARPSGEFRDDDFPDLKG